In Caldilineales bacterium, the following proteins share a genomic window:
- a CDS encoding glycosyltransferase: MISVIIPALDAAAFLPALLSALQTGRQRPGEIIVVDDGSSDATAVIAQASGCRVLSTPHPHSGPAVARNLGAVAATGEILFFLDADVIPHPDAVARVAATFAATGPDGSPALDALFGSYDDRPADPGFLSQYKNLFHHYVHQHGSEQANTFWTGCGAIRRDVFFRLGGFTDEYGRPCIEDIELGYRLARQGGRIRLDKHLLATHCKRWTAANLLRSDIIDRGIPWAELILRHRAFVNDLNLQTHNRISVVTFWLLLFSLAASVWAPAALAASLGLAGLLLVLNRGLYRWFAARRGLGFALRVIPWHWLYYGYNAIAFAIGLLHYARSPFARGHLAPDRPGALLGSGAQG; the protein is encoded by the coding sequence ATGATCTCCGTCATCATCCCCGCCCTCGACGCCGCCGCTTTTCTGCCTGCCCTGCTCTCGGCCCTGCAAACCGGCCGGCAGCGCCCCGGCGAGATCATCGTCGTCGATGATGGTTCCTCGGATGCCACTGCCGTCATCGCCCAGGCGAGCGGATGCCGCGTCCTCAGCACGCCCCACCCCCACTCTGGCCCGGCCGTGGCCCGCAACCTGGGGGCCGTGGCCGCCACCGGCGAGATCCTCTTCTTCCTGGACGCCGATGTCATCCCCCACCCCGACGCCGTCGCCCGCGTCGCCGCCACCTTCGCCGCCACCGGGCCGGATGGCTCACCCGCCCTCGACGCCCTCTTTGGCTCCTACGATGACCGGCCCGCCGACCCCGGCTTCCTCAGCCAATACAAGAACCTCTTCCATCATTATGTCCACCAGCACGGCTCCGAGCAGGCCAACACCTTCTGGACGGGCTGTGGGGCCATCCGGCGGGATGTTTTCTTCCGACTGGGCGGCTTCACCGACGAGTACGGGCGGCCGTGTATCGAAGACATCGAGCTAGGCTACCGACTGGCGCGGCAAGGCGGCCGCATCCGCCTGGACAAGCACCTGCTGGCCACGCACTGCAAACGCTGGACGGCCGCCAATCTGCTGCGTTCCGACATCATCGACCGCGGCATCCCCTGGGCCGAGCTGATCTTGCGGCACCGGGCCTTCGTCAACGACCTCAATCTGCAGACGCACAACCGCATCAGCGTCGTCACCTTCTGGCTTTTGCTGTTCAGCCTGGCGGCGTCGGTTTGGGCGCCGGCGGCGCTGGCCGCCAGCCTGGGGTTGGCGGGGCTGTTGCTGGTGCTCAACCGGGGCCTGTACCGCTGGTTTGCGGCCCGGCGCGGGCTGGGTTTTGCCCTGCGCGTCATCCCCTGGCACTGGCTCTATTACGGCTACAACGCCATCGCCTTTGCCATCGGCCTGCTTCACTACGCCCGCTCGCCCTTCGCTCGCGGCCATCTTGCCCCCGACCGGCCGGGCGCGCTGTTAGGGTCAGGGGCGCAGGGCTAA
- a CDS encoding FAD-dependent oxidoreductase, with the protein MICKPHEHVLLLGGGIAGLATGLELARRGRRVTVIEKGRQVGGLARTYVGRDDSQREFRFDIGGHRFHSHKPEIIAWIQALMGPDLLRVPRISHIYLQGKFVDYPIRFPSALSIFSPAQAARVVGSYGAAVIKHRLNGHRADISFEDWVVNRFGRAMYDVFFGPYTEKVWGIPCTQLSADWAAQRISLPSLTEAVKRALIPGAEPPPTIISHFWYPRSGFGMIPDRIGQEITRLGGRVITGAGVSALRPLPGGRWQVEIQEAGGQQQIEADRLISSIPLNLLLAALHAETGAHTVERDFQLSYRDMILLFLALDRPRVSDDSWTYFPQPELVCGRTHEPRNWSQELAPAGFTSLAAEVFTSRGEPTWEMEDGQLVERAVRDFEQIGFIPPHSLHHWWVLRVPFAYPVYYIGYADKVKAVKTFLADRFPSLHLVGRTGSFRYMNSDGVIEDALALTDYLIGQQAEYIDVSKTYKVD; encoded by the coding sequence ATGATCTGTAAGCCCCACGAACACGTCCTCCTCCTGGGTGGCGGCATTGCCGGCCTGGCAACCGGCCTGGAACTGGCGCGGCGGGGTCGCCGCGTCACCGTCATCGAAAAAGGCCGGCAGGTGGGCGGTTTGGCGCGCACCTACGTTGGCCGCGACGACTCCCAGCGCGAATTCCGCTTCGACATCGGCGGCCATCGCTTCCACAGCCACAAGCCCGAGATCATCGCCTGGATTCAGGCCCTGATGGGGCCAGACCTGTTGCGGGTGCCGCGCATCAGCCACATCTACCTGCAAGGCAAATTCGTCGATTACCCCATCCGCTTCCCCAGCGCCCTCAGCATCTTCAGCCCAGCCCAGGCCGCGCGCGTGGTGGGCAGCTACGGCGCCGCGGTCATCAAACACCGGCTCAACGGCCATCGCGCCGACATTTCCTTCGAAGACTGGGTAGTGAACCGCTTTGGCCGGGCGATGTACGATGTTTTCTTCGGCCCCTACACCGAAAAAGTCTGGGGCATCCCCTGCACCCAACTCTCGGCCGATTGGGCGGCGCAGCGCATCAGCCTGCCCAGCCTGACGGAGGCCGTCAAGCGCGCCCTCATCCCCGGCGCCGAGCCGCCCCCCACCATCATCTCGCACTTCTGGTACCCGCGCAGCGGCTTTGGCATGATCCCCGACCGCATAGGCCAGGAAATCACACGGCTGGGCGGCCGGGTGATCACCGGGGCCGGGGTCTCGGCCCTGCGCCCGCTTCCCGGCGGCCGCTGGCAGGTGGAGATCCAGGAGGCCGGGGGACAGCAACAGATCGAGGCCGACCGCCTGATCTCGTCCATCCCCCTCAACCTGCTGTTGGCTGCCCTGCACGCCGAAACCGGCGCCCATACGGTCGAACGCGACTTCCAGCTCAGCTATCGCGACATGATCCTGCTCTTCCTGGCCCTCGACCGGCCGCGTGTCAGCGACGACAGCTGGACCTACTTCCCGCAGCCCGAACTGGTGTGCGGCCGCACGCACGAGCCGCGCAACTGGAGCCAGGAACTGGCGCCGGCGGGCTTCACCTCGTTGGCGGCGGAGGTCTTCACCAGCCGGGGCGAGCCAACCTGGGAGATGGAGGACGGACAGCTGGTGGAGAGGGCCGTGCGCGATTTCGAGCAGATCGGCTTCATCCCGCCCCACAGCCTGCATCACTGGTGGGTGCTGCGCGTCCCCTTCGCCTATCCCGTCTACTACATCGGCTACGCCGACAAAGTCAAAGCCGTCAAAACCTTCCTGGCCGACCGCTTCCCCAGCCTGCACCTGGTGGGGCGCACCGGCTCGTTCCGCTACATGAACAGCGACGGCGTCATCGAGGACGCCCTCGCCCTGACCGACTACCTGATCGGCCAACAAGCCGAATACATCGATGTCAGCAAGACCTATAAAGTCGACTAG